A portion of the Streptomyces sp. NBC_01335 genome contains these proteins:
- a CDS encoding HAD family hydrolase has translation MTDVIFLDPDGTLVDHRNAVWGTIDRIVRDAPGATAPPEELAAAWWALEARHMREYLAGACSFAEHHRRRARSFLPLLGEPVPEDPGLLDAWIEGRYLAAFEKSWETYPDVEPCLEALKALPRAPRLAVLTNGDPAQQRAKLARFGLLDYFEAVLTPAELGVAKPAAYAAACAWMGTDPARAANVGDMLSSDVHAANLAGLTGIWLDRGIGFVTGGPSPAADGTVFRVERLTDLPGRLSRDGDNDGGSDGG, from the coding sequence ATGACTGATGTGATCTTCCTCGATCCGGACGGGACTCTGGTCGATCACCGCAACGCGGTCTGGGGGACGATCGACCGGATCGTCCGGGACGCGCCGGGCGCGACGGCTCCGCCGGAGGAGCTGGCCGCGGCGTGGTGGGCACTGGAGGCGCGCCACATGCGGGAGTACCTGGCCGGTGCGTGCTCCTTCGCCGAGCACCACCGGCGCAGGGCGCGTTCGTTCCTGCCGCTGCTCGGCGAGCCGGTTCCGGAGGACCCCGGGCTGCTGGACGCCTGGATCGAGGGCCGCTACCTCGCCGCGTTCGAGAAGTCCTGGGAGACCTATCCCGACGTCGAGCCGTGCCTGGAGGCCCTGAAGGCGCTGCCCCGGGCACCGCGGCTGGCGGTCCTCACCAACGGGGACCCCGCGCAGCAGCGCGCCAAGCTCGCCCGCTTCGGTCTCCTGGATTACTTCGAGGCGGTGCTGACCCCGGCCGAGCTCGGTGTGGCCAAGCCCGCGGCCTATGCCGCCGCCTGTGCGTGGATGGGGACGGACCCCGCGCGGGCGGCCAACGTGGGCGACATGCTGTCGAGTGACGTGCACGCGGCGAACCTCGCCGGGCTCACCGGCATCTGGCTGGACCGCGGCATCGGCTTCGTCACGGGTGGGCCGTCGCCGGCGGCCGACGGGACGGTGTTCCGCGTCGAGCGGCTCACCGACCTCCCCGGCCGCCTGTCGCGCGACGGCGACAACGACGGCGGCAGCGACGGCGGCTGA
- a CDS encoding Gfo/Idh/MocA family protein, which yields MTTSATPLRIGLLGTGPWARKTHAPALAAHPGVELSGVWGRRPEAATALADDHGVPAFTGDDGLDALLAASDAVAVALPPDVQAPLAARAAAAGCHLLLDKPVATTAAGAHEVAEAAARAGVASVVFCTLRFAPATAAWIAEQAALEGWFTARGQWLGALYAPGSTSEYAASPWRSDKGGLWDVGPHVLSVLLPVLGDVTELTAVRGPSDTAHLVLRHTSGASSTATLGLAAPLGAAGTDIELRGEHGVATLPRWGGALDAFAGAVDALAEAVRTGEPHPCDVRFGTRLTELLAEAEAQMGPADRA from the coding sequence ATGACGACTTCCGCGACCCCCCTGCGCATCGGACTGCTCGGTACCGGACCGTGGGCCCGCAAGACCCACGCCCCCGCCCTCGCCGCCCACCCCGGCGTCGAGCTGAGCGGGGTGTGGGGCCGCCGCCCCGAAGCGGCGACCGCCCTCGCCGACGACCACGGAGTCCCGGCCTTCACCGGGGACGACGGCCTCGACGCGCTGCTCGCCGCCAGCGACGCCGTCGCCGTCGCGCTGCCGCCGGACGTACAGGCCCCGCTCGCCGCCCGGGCCGCTGCCGCCGGATGCCACCTCCTGCTCGACAAGCCGGTCGCCACCACGGCGGCCGGCGCCCACGAGGTCGCCGAGGCCGCCGCCCGGGCCGGCGTCGCCTCCGTCGTCTTCTGCACCCTGCGCTTCGCCCCCGCGACGGCCGCCTGGATCGCCGAACAGGCGGCGCTGGAGGGGTGGTTCACCGCACGCGGCCAGTGGCTCGGCGCGCTCTACGCCCCCGGATCCACCAGCGAGTACGCCGCCTCCCCGTGGCGCAGCGACAAGGGCGGCCTCTGGGACGTGGGCCCGCACGTCCTCTCCGTACTCCTCCCGGTCCTCGGCGACGTGACCGAACTGACCGCCGTCCGGGGCCCGTCCGACACCGCGCACCTGGTGCTCCGCCACACCTCCGGCGCCTCCAGCACCGCCACCCTCGGCCTCGCCGCCCCGCTCGGCGCGGCCGGCACCGACATCGAACTCCGCGGCGAGCACGGCGTCGCCACCCTGCCCCGCTGGGGCGGCGCCCTGGACGCCTTCGCCGGAGCCGTCGACGCGCTGGCGGAAGCCGTACGCACCGGAGAACCGCACCCCTGCGACGTACGGTTCGGGACGCGCCTGACCGAGCTGCTCGCGGAAGCGGAGGCGCAGATGGGCCCGGCGGACCGCGCCTGA
- a CDS encoding TetR/AcrR family transcriptional regulator has product MTTGVRRRMGVDERRQQLIGVALELFSSRSPDEVSIDEIAAAAGISRPLVYHYFPGKQSLYEAALRRAADELADRFLEPHEGPLGTRLLRVMVRFFDFVEDHGPGFSALMRGGPAAGSSTTNAMIDGVRQAAYEQILAHLGVEVPSARLELVVRTWVSLAEATALLWLDGKRVPRAELELQLVHDFAALAAVSAAYDQKLASVVLRVLEQEPPDGPFGELLTRLGTLIAGAPAVPPQRQP; this is encoded by the coding sequence ATGACCACCGGGGTGCGGCGCCGAATGGGTGTCGACGAGCGCAGACAGCAGTTGATCGGCGTCGCACTGGAGTTGTTCAGCAGCCGCTCCCCCGACGAGGTGTCGATCGACGAGATCGCCGCCGCCGCGGGCATCTCCCGCCCGCTGGTGTACCACTACTTCCCCGGCAAGCAGAGCCTGTACGAGGCCGCGCTGCGCCGGGCCGCCGACGAGCTGGCCGACCGGTTCCTGGAGCCGCACGAAGGGCCGCTGGGCACCCGCCTGTTGAGGGTGATGGTCCGGTTCTTCGACTTCGTGGAGGACCACGGGCCCGGTTTCTCCGCGCTCATGCGGGGCGGCCCGGCGGCCGGTTCCTCCACCACCAACGCGATGATCGACGGGGTGCGGCAGGCCGCGTACGAGCAGATACTCGCCCACCTCGGGGTCGAGGTCCCGTCCGCCCGGCTGGAGCTGGTGGTACGCACCTGGGTGTCGCTCGCCGAGGCGACGGCGCTGCTCTGGCTGGACGGCAAGCGCGTCCCCCGCGCCGAGCTGGAACTCCAGCTGGTGCACGACTTCGCGGCGCTGGCCGCCGTGAGCGCCGCGTACGACCAGAAGTTGGCCTCCGTCGTGCTGCGGGTCCTCGAACAGGAGCCCCCGGACGGCCCGTTCGGCGAGCTGCTCACCCGGCTCGGGACGCTGATCGCCGGGGCGCCCGCCGTCCCCCCGCAGCGGCAGCCGTGA
- a CDS encoding metal-dependent hydrolase — MSNKQPAAVTSERTPLKPRNVAFDWERTPLHWVPGDPFAAHTINVLHLLLPAGERWFIHVYRQVLPYIRDERLRADVIGFIGQEAVHSQAHDDVLPHLKRLGIDPTPYTAQVDWFFEKLLGDRTLPPGRAREWWLKERVATIAAIEHYTAFLGDWILNADALDRLGADPTMLDLLRWHGAEEVEHRSVAFEVFCHVDGGYRRRVRTWATAFSALVFLWQRGVRFFVANDPGLPGGRASLRAFHAGGRRGTLPPAGDILRSVPDYLSRRYHPSRTGSTAQAVDYLARSPAALAAEARTTGTH; from the coding sequence ATGTCCAACAAGCAGCCGGCGGCGGTCACTTCGGAGCGGACGCCGCTCAAGCCCCGCAACGTCGCGTTCGACTGGGAGCGCACCCCGCTGCACTGGGTGCCCGGCGACCCGTTCGCCGCCCACACGATCAACGTCCTCCATCTGCTGCTGCCGGCCGGGGAGCGCTGGTTCATCCATGTGTACCGGCAGGTGCTGCCGTACATCCGCGACGAACGGCTCCGCGCGGACGTCATCGGGTTCATCGGCCAGGAGGCCGTGCACTCGCAGGCGCACGACGACGTGCTGCCGCACCTGAAGCGGCTGGGGATCGATCCGACGCCGTACACCGCGCAGGTGGACTGGTTCTTCGAGAAGCTGCTCGGAGACCGGACCCTGCCGCCCGGGCGGGCCCGGGAGTGGTGGCTCAAGGAGCGGGTCGCGACGATAGCGGCGATCGAGCACTACACGGCGTTCCTCGGTGACTGGATACTCAACGCCGACGCCCTGGACCGGCTCGGCGCCGATCCCACGATGCTGGACCTGCTGCGCTGGCACGGCGCCGAGGAGGTCGAGCACCGCTCGGTGGCCTTCGAGGTGTTCTGCCACGTGGACGGCGGCTACCGGCGCCGGGTACGGACCTGGGCGACGGCCTTCTCCGCGCTGGTCTTCCTCTGGCAACGCGGGGTCCGCTTCTTCGTGGCGAACGACCCGGGGCTGCCCGGCGGCCGGGCGTCGCTCCGGGCGTTCCACGCCGGCGGCAGGCGGGGCACGCTGCCCCCGGCCGGGGACATCCTGCGGTCGGTCCCGGACTACCTGAGCCGCCGTTACCACCCCTCGCGGACGGGCAGCACCGCCCAGGCCGTCGACTACCTCGCCCGCTCGCCCGCGGCGCTCGCCGCCGAGGCCCGTACGACGGGAACCCACTGA
- a CDS encoding PDR/VanB family oxidoreductase, with protein MPLPRTALLVTGAGAALLVRRALRKRVAASPLWPMPALEEPTSGRSGRGATTTRRLLVTERTSPAEGVVQLRLEGPGLPRWEPGAHLDLVLPSGAVRQYSLCGDPADPGTYTVAVRLAEDGRGGSREVHAQLHEGEEVGVRAPRNRFPLVEADGYLFVAGGIGITPVLPMLRAVAASGAPWRLLYGGRSRAAMPFLDEIEKLGADGDRVTVVPQDTAGHPDVAGELAALAPGTAVYVCGPGPLMDAVAAALPDGCTLHLERFAATGPDTDTGAAPGAFEVELARSGRTVSVAAGQSVLAAVREELPHVSYSCEQGFCGTCQQRVLDGEIDHRDELLTDAERADSMLICVSRCRGGRLVLDL; from the coding sequence ATGCCCCTGCCCCGCACCGCACTGCTGGTCACCGGTGCCGGCGCCGCACTGCTCGTCCGGCGTGCGCTGCGCAAGCGCGTCGCCGCCTCACCGCTCTGGCCGATGCCCGCGCTGGAGGAACCCACCTCCGGGCGGTCGGGGCGCGGCGCCACCACCACCCGGCGGCTGCTGGTCACCGAGCGGACCTCGCCCGCCGAGGGGGTCGTCCAGTTGCGGCTGGAGGGGCCCGGGCTGCCCCGGTGGGAGCCGGGCGCCCATCTCGACCTGGTGCTGCCCTCCGGTGCGGTCCGGCAGTACAGCCTCTGCGGCGACCCGGCGGACCCGGGGACGTACACGGTGGCGGTCCGGCTGGCCGAGGACGGGCGGGGCGGTTCCCGGGAGGTGCACGCCCAGCTCCACGAGGGCGAGGAGGTCGGCGTCCGGGCGCCCCGCAACCGCTTCCCGCTGGTGGAGGCGGACGGCTACCTCTTCGTCGCGGGCGGCATCGGGATCACCCCGGTCCTGCCCATGCTGCGGGCGGTCGCCGCGTCCGGGGCGCCCTGGCGGCTGCTGTACGGGGGCCGGTCGCGGGCCGCCATGCCCTTCCTCGACGAGATCGAGAAGCTCGGCGCGGACGGGGACCGGGTGACGGTCGTCCCGCAGGACACCGCCGGGCACCCGGACGTGGCCGGTGAGCTCGCCGCGCTCGCGCCGGGGACGGCCGTGTACGTGTGCGGCCCCGGCCCCCTGATGGACGCGGTCGCCGCCGCCCTGCCGGACGGGTGCACCCTCCACCTGGAGCGGTTCGCGGCCACCGGGCCGGACACGGACACCGGCGCCGCCCCGGGCGCCTTCGAGGTGGAGTTGGCGCGCTCGGGCCGGACGGTGTCCGTGGCGGCCGGGCAGTCGGTGCTGGCGGCGGTGCGCGAGGAGCTGCCCCATGTCTCGTACTCCTGCGAGCAGGGCTTCTGCGGCACCTGCCAACAGCGGGTGCTGGACGGCGAGATCGACCACCGGGACGAGCTGCTGACGGACGCGGAGCGCGCCGACTCGATGCTGATCTGCGTCTCCCGGTGCCGGGGCGGGCGGCTGGTCCTCGATCTGTAG
- the glnII gene encoding glutamine synthetase yields MTFKAEYIWIDGTEPTAKLRSKTRIMADGAELPIWGFDGSSTNQAEGHASDRVLKPVFTCPDPIRGGDDVLVLCEVFNIDMTPHPTNTRAALRPVAERFASQEPIFGIEQEYTFFAGHRPLGFPEGGFPAAQGGYYCGVGADEIFGREIVEKHLDNCLKAGLGISGINAEVMPGQWEFQVGPLSPLEVSDQLWIARWLLYRTAEDFNVSATLDPKPVKGDWNGAGAHTNFSTKAMREGYDPIITACESLGEGSKPLDHVKNYGAGIDERLTGLHETAPWNEYSYGVSNRGASVRIPWQVEQDQKGYIEDRRPNANVDPYVVTRLIVDTCCTALEKADQG; encoded by the coding sequence GTGACGTTCAAGGCTGAGTACATCTGGATAGACGGCACCGAGCCGACCGCCAAGCTGCGTTCGAAGACGCGGATCATGGCCGACGGCGCGGAGCTGCCCATCTGGGGCTTCGACGGTTCGAGCACGAACCAGGCCGAGGGCCACGCCTCCGACCGCGTACTGAAGCCGGTCTTCACCTGCCCGGACCCGATCCGCGGCGGTGACGACGTCCTCGTGCTGTGCGAGGTCTTCAACATCGACATGACGCCGCACCCGACCAACACCCGTGCCGCGCTGCGCCCGGTGGCCGAGCGCTTCGCCTCTCAGGAGCCGATCTTCGGCATCGAGCAGGAGTACACCTTCTTCGCGGGCCACCGTCCGCTCGGCTTCCCCGAGGGCGGCTTCCCGGCCGCGCAGGGCGGCTACTACTGCGGTGTCGGCGCCGACGAGATCTTCGGCCGCGAGATCGTCGAGAAGCACCTCGACAACTGCCTCAAGGCCGGTCTCGGCATCTCCGGCATCAACGCCGAGGTCATGCCCGGTCAGTGGGAGTTCCAGGTCGGCCCGCTCTCCCCGCTGGAGGTCTCCGACCAGCTGTGGATCGCCCGCTGGCTGCTCTACCGCACCGCCGAGGACTTCAACGTCTCCGCCACCCTCGACCCGAAGCCGGTCAAGGGCGACTGGAACGGCGCCGGTGCGCACACCAACTTCTCCACCAAGGCGATGCGTGAGGGCTACGACCCGATCATCACCGCGTGCGAGTCGCTGGGCGAGGGCTCGAAGCCGCTCGACCACGTCAAGAACTACGGCGCCGGCATCGACGAGCGTCTGACCGGTCTGCACGAGACCGCCCCGTGGAACGAGTACAGCTACGGCGTCTCCAACCGCGGCGCCTCGGTCCGTATCCCGTGGCAGGTCGAGCAGGACCAGAAGGGCTACATCGAGGACCGTCGCCCGAACGCCAACGTCGACCCCTACGTCGTCACGCGGCTGATCGTCGACACCTGCTGCACCGCGCTGGAGAAGGCCGACCAGGGCTGA
- a CDS encoding arsenate reductase family protein, which produces MEIWINPRCSKCRSAVSLLDAEGASYTVRRYLEDVPTPDEIRAVLDRLGLEPWDITRTGEALAKELGIGDWPRETAERDRWIGALCAEPALIQRPIITADDGTAVVGRSQEAVREALGRTG; this is translated from the coding sequence ATGGAGATCTGGATCAATCCGCGTTGCTCGAAGTGCCGGAGCGCTGTTTCCCTGCTGGACGCGGAGGGGGCGTCATACACCGTGCGCAGGTACCTGGAGGACGTGCCGACGCCGGACGAGATCCGGGCGGTGCTGGACCGGCTCGGGCTGGAGCCGTGGGACATCACCCGGACCGGGGAGGCCCTGGCGAAGGAGCTGGGGATCGGCGACTGGCCCCGGGAGACGGCGGAACGCGACCGCTGGATCGGGGCGCTCTGTGCCGAACCGGCGCTGATACAGCGGCCGATCATCACCGCGGACGACGGCACGGCCGTGGTGGGGCGCTCCCAGGAGGCGGTACGGGAGGCGTTGGGGCGTACGGGGTGA
- a CDS encoding DUF6891 domain-containing protein → MLEIKVKTEGAQSYTRPTADELTDLVLGIGGPKNRFLVVQRVPDRPGQFVQVWQEGDGPYELEYRAGGPADHYRAGMSAAERVAEVMAGWARQEDDWDAGIGWELLGLPEAEPVPAPEPEVLARLEKAVRGELRGGFGTVETLTGWAADCLTKDGVSPVTQEQAREVVERLWLERVVEQEGWTGESDADRLERAFAALGAAGLTARQNFTCCRSCGMGEVWAEDESARGFVFFHSQGTASAAAGHGLALYYGGFDDSEETTTAVGGEVVAALRDAGLTVEWDGNPSKAVELPLPDWRKRLVG, encoded by the coding sequence ATGCTGGAGATCAAGGTGAAGACCGAGGGGGCACAGTCGTACACGCGCCCCACGGCGGACGAGTTGACGGACCTGGTGCTCGGGATCGGCGGGCCGAAGAACCGGTTCCTGGTGGTGCAGCGGGTGCCGGACCGCCCCGGACAGTTCGTGCAGGTCTGGCAGGAGGGGGACGGCCCGTACGAGCTGGAGTACCGCGCGGGCGGCCCGGCCGACCACTACCGGGCCGGGATGTCCGCCGCGGAGCGGGTCGCCGAGGTCATGGCCGGATGGGCGCGGCAGGAGGACGACTGGGACGCGGGGATCGGCTGGGAGTTGCTGGGGCTGCCCGAGGCGGAGCCCGTACCGGCTCCGGAACCGGAGGTCCTGGCGCGCCTCGAGAAGGCCGTCCGGGGTGAACTGCGCGGCGGGTTCGGCACGGTGGAGACGCTGACCGGGTGGGCGGCCGACTGCCTGACGAAGGACGGGGTGTCGCCGGTCACCCAGGAGCAGGCGCGGGAGGTCGTCGAGCGGCTCTGGCTGGAGCGGGTGGTGGAGCAGGAGGGGTGGACGGGGGAGAGCGACGCCGACCGGCTGGAGCGCGCGTTCGCCGCCCTGGGGGCGGCCGGTCTGACCGCCCGGCAGAACTTCACCTGCTGCCGTTCCTGCGGGATGGGGGAGGTGTGGGCGGAGGACGAGTCGGCGCGCGGTTTCGTCTTCTTCCACTCCCAGGGCACCGCGAGCGCGGCGGCGGGCCACGGACTCGCGCTGTACTACGGCGGGTTCGACGACTCCGAGGAGACCACCACCGCGGTCGGCGGCGAGGTGGTGGCGGCGCTCCGGGACGCCGGACTGACCGTGGAGTGGGACGGCAATCCGTCGAAGGCCGTCGAACTGCCGCTGCCCGACTGGCGGAAGCGGCTGGTGGGCTGA
- a CDS encoding ATP-binding protein produces the protein MKIVGNLPEETSSFIGRGVELLRLESALTPYYLVGHRLTPHRITTLVGPGGVGKSRLAGRATRLVGHRYQDGVRWADLSPLYDDDLLLPTVSDAVGLADHALRMPVDALCEWLADKNTLLVLDSCEHLRAPTAHLLGELLTIAPGLTVLATSRQPLGVRGENIVEVPPLPYEGESDALTLFRDRVRVSAPGITFRRPADTRAANEICRRLEGLPLALELAAASARRHTLSQIADRLGSRPDVLSDDSPRPRRHRALITTIGWSHELCTPLERLLWARLTPLRGDFDEEAAREVCAGGPLTPDGVTEALRGLVAKSVVKRDGERHHMLDTLREYGRMWLVELGEEEVAGAAHRHAARFLRMARRAHTGWTGRDQVAWYHKVSDSHLDLCAALDHLLVHDVRAAQEMAGRVGFFWACCGHLTAARSYARRALEGGPVDGPDRTRLLWVMGVAALLQGDFEAAERLGAQCTAHAETDGDDEGLLNSTYLAGLTHIMKGEPRTALEAADRALRLTGARGVEYAYRLRCHLITVFALSGLGRLDEAAEAAALLRAACEEHHEHWTRTYADYQLALIALLQGRPDASAAHARTMLQGKHRLRDSFGIALGLDILASAIAAQGQGARAARVYGTGQVYWRMVGHPQRGTPDIAPVRETCERRAREAVGDAAYQRAFESGRTESAEAGLAAALWDESRI, from the coding sequence ATGAAGATCGTGGGAAACCTGCCCGAGGAGACGAGCAGTTTCATCGGCCGGGGCGTCGAACTCCTGCGCCTCGAATCAGCCCTGACGCCCTATTACCTCGTCGGCCACCGGCTCACCCCGCACCGCATCACCACGCTCGTCGGCCCCGGCGGCGTCGGCAAGTCCCGCCTCGCCGGCCGCGCCACCCGCCTCGTCGGCCACCGCTACCAGGACGGCGTCCGCTGGGCCGACCTCTCCCCCCTCTACGACGACGACCTGCTGCTGCCCACCGTCTCCGACGCCGTCGGCCTCGCCGACCACGCCCTGCGGATGCCCGTCGACGCGCTCTGCGAATGGCTCGCGGACAAGAACACGCTGCTCGTCCTCGACTCCTGCGAACACCTGCGCGCCCCCACCGCCCACCTCCTCGGCGAACTCCTCACCATCGCCCCCGGCCTGACCGTGCTCGCCACCAGCAGACAGCCCCTCGGCGTCCGCGGCGAGAACATCGTGGAAGTCCCCCCGCTGCCCTACGAGGGCGAGAGCGACGCGCTCACCCTCTTCCGAGACCGGGTACGCGTCTCGGCCCCCGGCATCACCTTCCGGCGCCCCGCCGACACCAGGGCCGCGAACGAGATCTGCCGCCGCCTCGAAGGACTCCCGCTCGCCCTGGAACTGGCCGCCGCCTCCGCCCGCCGCCACACCCTGAGTCAGATCGCCGACCGCCTCGGCTCCCGCCCGGACGTCCTCAGCGACGACTCCCCCCGCCCCCGCCGCCACCGCGCCCTCATCACCACCATCGGCTGGAGCCACGAGCTCTGCACCCCGCTCGAACGCCTCCTGTGGGCCCGCCTCACCCCGCTCCGCGGCGACTTCGACGAAGAGGCCGCCCGGGAGGTCTGCGCCGGCGGACCGCTCACCCCCGACGGGGTCACCGAAGCGCTGCGCGGACTCGTCGCCAAGTCCGTCGTCAAGCGCGACGGCGAACGCCACCACATGCTCGACACCCTGCGCGAGTACGGCCGCATGTGGCTCGTCGAACTCGGCGAGGAGGAAGTCGCCGGCGCCGCCCACCGGCACGCCGCCCGCTTCCTCCGCATGGCCCGCCGCGCCCACACCGGCTGGACCGGCCGCGACCAGGTCGCCTGGTACCACAAGGTCTCCGACAGCCACCTCGACCTCTGCGCCGCCCTCGACCACCTGCTGGTCCACGACGTCCGCGCCGCCCAGGAGATGGCCGGCCGCGTCGGCTTCTTCTGGGCTTGCTGCGGCCACCTCACCGCCGCCCGGAGCTACGCCCGGCGCGCCCTGGAAGGCGGCCCCGTCGACGGCCCCGACCGCACCCGGCTGCTCTGGGTCATGGGCGTCGCGGCCCTGCTCCAGGGCGACTTCGAGGCCGCCGAACGGCTCGGCGCCCAGTGCACGGCCCACGCCGAGACCGACGGCGACGACGAGGGCCTCCTCAACTCCACCTACCTGGCCGGGCTCACCCACATCATGAAGGGCGAACCGCGGACCGCCCTCGAAGCCGCCGACCGGGCCCTGCGCCTGACCGGGGCGAGAGGGGTCGAATACGCCTACCGCCTGCGCTGCCACCTCATCACGGTCTTCGCCCTCAGCGGCCTCGGCCGGCTCGACGAGGCCGCCGAGGCCGCCGCCCTACTCAGGGCCGCCTGCGAGGAGCACCACGAGCACTGGACCCGCACCTACGCCGACTACCAACTCGCCCTGATCGCCCTGCTCCAGGGCCGCCCGGACGCCTCGGCCGCGCACGCCCGCACCATGCTCCAGGGCAAGCACCGCCTGCGCGACAGCTTCGGCATCGCCCTCGGCCTGGACATCCTCGCCTCCGCCATCGCCGCCCAGGGCCAAGGCGCCCGGGCCGCCCGGGTGTACGGCACCGGACAGGTGTACTGGCGGATGGTCGGCCACCCCCAGCGCGGCACCCCCGACATCGCCCCGGTGCGCGAGACCTGCGAGCGCCGGGCCCGGGAGGCCGTCGGCGACGCCGCCTACCAGCGCGCCTTCGAGAGCGGCCGCACCGAGAGCGCCGAGGCGGGGCTCGCCGCGGCGCTGTGGGACGAGTCGCGGATCTGA
- a CDS encoding 5-carboxymethyl-2-hydroxymuconate Delta-isomerase, whose translation MPHITIDYSAGLEDAFDSRGFAAELHPLIARTISTSTAACKTRIRRVEETLVGEGAVDGAVVHILIAIVAGRTPEVRAQLTESVLALLDEHLKPADGLRIDASVETRDLDASYRRN comes from the coding sequence ATGCCTCACATCACCATCGACTACTCCGCCGGACTCGAAGACGCCTTCGACAGCCGGGGCTTCGCCGCAGAGCTGCACCCGCTGATCGCCCGGACGATCAGCACCTCGACCGCGGCCTGCAAGACCAGGATCCGCCGGGTCGAGGAGACGCTGGTCGGGGAGGGGGCGGTCGACGGGGCGGTCGTCCACATCCTCATCGCCATCGTGGCCGGCCGAACACCGGAGGTGCGGGCGCAGCTCACCGAGTCCGTCCTCGCGCTGCTCGACGAGCATCTCAAGCCGGCCGACGGCCTCCGGATCGACGCCTCGGTGGAGACCCGTGACCTCGACGCCTCGTACCGCAGGAACTGA
- a CDS encoding winged helix-turn-helix domain-containing protein — protein MANARTLSASAATAASAAPAAATTTARTHSPNRRLRAVDRDDVVRLTDMADFLPPGATWLPAPQHSLPTLPGRPPMIGYLVLVPADQQAALAGAFPDARPFAAGALPQGALVPQAVVREAPAASAPDGPVLIDSTRRIATVDGVALDLTYLEFELLSHLVAHPHRVHTRDQLVTTVWGYGHVGDGRTVDVHVARLRRKLGAQHRQSIQTVRRVGYKYAP, from the coding sequence ATGGCGAACGCCCGTACTCTCTCCGCCTCCGCCGCCACCGCGGCTTCGGCGGCCCCCGCTGCGGCCACCACCACCGCTCGCACCCACTCCCCCAACCGCCGGCTCCGTGCCGTCGACCGTGACGACGTCGTCCGGCTCACCGACATGGCCGACTTCCTGCCGCCGGGAGCCACCTGGCTGCCCGCGCCGCAGCACTCCCTGCCGACCCTGCCGGGGCGGCCGCCGATGATCGGCTACCTCGTCCTCGTACCGGCCGACCAGCAGGCCGCTCTCGCCGGCGCGTTCCCGGACGCCCGGCCCTTCGCCGCGGGAGCGCTCCCGCAGGGCGCGCTCGTCCCGCAGGCCGTGGTGCGCGAGGCTCCCGCCGCGTCCGCGCCGGACGGTCCGGTGCTCATCGACTCCACCCGGCGCATCGCGACCGTGGACGGTGTGGCGCTCGACCTCACCTACCTGGAGTTCGAGCTCCTCTCCCACCTGGTCGCGCACCCCCACCGGGTGCACACCCGCGACCAGTTGGTGACCACCGTCTGGGGTTACGGTCACGTCGGCGACGGCCGGACCGTGGACGTCCACGTCGCCCGGCTGCGCCGCAAGCTCGGCGCCCAGCACCGTCAGTCGATCCAGACCGTCCGGCGGGTGGGCTACAAGTACGCCCCCTGA